One Micromonospora sp. WMMD1120 genomic region harbors:
- the mmsA gene encoding multiple monosaccharide ABC transporter ATP-binding protein, with translation MSDVPTLLEMRSITKEFPGVKALSDVNLVVRAGEIHAICGENGAGKSTLMKVLSGVYPHGSYDGQIVYQGAEARFSDIRASENAGIVIIHQELALIPGMSIAENIFLGNEPRKRGSIDWKAANRMALDLMARVGLEEDPDTLVKDIGVGKQQLVEIAKAFAKDVKLLILDEPTAALNEADSQHLLDLLRGFRSRGITSIMISHKLNEIEAIADQITILRDGRTVETLDVKADGVDEDRIVRGMVGRELSSRFPDHTPKIGEVFFEVRNWNVRHPISAERQVCKNESFVVRRGEIVGFAGLMGAGRTELAMSVFGRSYGVYESGTIIKDGKEIVLKSVADAIDNGLAYVSEDRKAIGLNLLDDIKTSTVAAKLSKISHRGVLSEVEEYQAAEAYRKELRTKAPTVDEGVSKLSGGNQQKVVLAKWMFTDPDLLILDEPTRGIDVGAKYEIYGIIQRLADQGKGVIVISSELPELIGLCDRIYTVFEGAITGEIARADADPETLMKQMTSTKKLATR, from the coding sequence ATGAGCGACGTGCCGACCCTCCTTGAGATGCGCTCCATCACCAAGGAGTTCCCCGGAGTCAAGGCCCTCTCCGACGTCAACCTGGTGGTTCGCGCCGGCGAGATCCATGCCATCTGCGGCGAGAACGGTGCGGGCAAGTCCACGCTGATGAAGGTGCTCAGCGGGGTCTACCCACACGGCAGCTACGACGGCCAGATCGTCTACCAGGGTGCGGAGGCGCGGTTCTCCGACATCCGGGCGAGCGAGAACGCCGGAATCGTGATCATCCACCAGGAGCTCGCGCTCATTCCCGGGATGTCGATCGCCGAGAACATCTTCCTCGGCAACGAACCGCGCAAGCGGGGCTCGATCGACTGGAAGGCCGCGAACCGGATGGCACTGGACCTGATGGCCCGGGTCGGTCTGGAAGAGGACCCGGACACCCTGGTCAAGGACATCGGTGTCGGCAAGCAGCAGCTCGTGGAGATCGCCAAGGCGTTCGCCAAGGACGTGAAGCTGCTCATCCTGGACGAGCCCACGGCCGCGCTGAACGAGGCGGACTCCCAGCACCTGCTGGACCTGCTGCGCGGATTCCGCTCGCGGGGCATCACCTCGATCATGATCTCGCACAAGCTGAACGAGATCGAGGCGATCGCCGACCAGATCACCATCCTGCGCGACGGCCGGACCGTGGAGACCCTCGACGTCAAGGCCGACGGGGTCGACGAGGACCGGATCGTGCGGGGCATGGTCGGCCGCGAGCTGAGCAGCCGCTTCCCGGACCACACCCCGAAGATCGGGGAGGTCTTCTTCGAGGTGCGCAACTGGAACGTCCGGCACCCGATCTCCGCGGAGCGGCAGGTCTGCAAGAACGAGAGCTTCGTGGTGCGTCGCGGCGAGATCGTCGGCTTCGCCGGTCTCATGGGCGCGGGCCGCACCGAACTCGCGATGAGCGTCTTCGGCCGCTCCTACGGGGTGTACGAGTCGGGCACGATCATCAAGGACGGCAAGGAGATCGTGCTGAAGTCGGTGGCGGACGCCATCGACAACGGGCTCGCGTACGTCAGCGAGGACCGCAAGGCGATCGGCCTCAACCTGCTCGACGACATCAAGACGTCGACGGTGGCCGCCAAGCTGTCCAAGATCTCGCACCGCGGCGTGCTGAGCGAGGTCGAGGAGTACCAGGCGGCCGAGGCGTACCGCAAGGAGTTGCGGACCAAGGCCCCGACCGTGGACGAGGGCGTCTCCAAGCTCTCCGGCGGCAACCAGCAGAAGGTCGTCCTGGCCAAGTGGATGTTCACCGACCCGGACCTGCTGATCCTCGACGAGCCGACCCGCGGTATCGACGTCGGCGCGAAGTACGAGATCTACGGCATCATCCAGCGGCTCGCCGACCAGGGGAAGGGCGTCATCGTCATCTCCTCGGAGCTGCCTGAGCTGATCGGGCTCTGCGACCGCATCTACACCGTGTTCGAAGGCGCCATCACGGGCGAGATCGCTCGGGCGGACGCGGACCCGGAGACCCTCATGAAGCAGATGACCTCGACGAAGAAGTTGGCCACCCGATGA
- a CDS encoding 4-oxalocrotonate tautomerase family protein, producing MPIVTIQITREGSTPGTSAATAEEKAALIKGVSELLRDVLNKPLTSTFVVIDEVATENWGRGGLPVAQFRRQQSAE from the coding sequence ATGCCGATCGTCACCATCCAGATCACCCGCGAGGGCAGCACGCCCGGCACGTCCGCGGCGACCGCCGAGGAGAAGGCCGCCCTGATCAAGGGGGTGAGCGAGCTGCTGCGCGACGTCCTGAACAAGCCATTGACGTCGACCTTCGTGGTGATCGACGAGGTCGCGACCGAGAACTGGGGTCGTGGCGGCCTCCCGGTCGCTCAGTTCCGGCGACAGCAGAGCGCCGAGTAG
- a CDS encoding aminotransferase class V-fold PLP-dependent enzyme yields the protein MTRPEPMPHTSPATLPGYTSTRRIDDLRATEYQHLDTDGQVYLDYAGAGVAAQAQVRHHHDRLLAGLFGNPHSENPTSAAADALVESARRAVLDFFRADPAEYAVVFTPNASGACRLVGEAFAFGPAAPLVLTWDNHNSVNGIREYARSAGAPVRYVPVVGPELRVAESDLVATLDAGRGGLLRRSSRTGRRGLFAFPAQSNFSGVQHPLGWVTVAQQRGYDVLLDAAAFTPTNRLDLGVVRPDFVCLSFYKMFGYPTGIGALLARREALARLRRPWFAGGTIRAVSVQGDWHRPMDDESAFEDGTLNFLSIPDVEFGLRWLDSIGVDLVHTRVDLLTGWLLERLTTLRHDTGGPLVQVYGPTTALGRGGTVTFNLRQPDGTLVDERLVARESAAAGFSLRTGCFCNPGAGEGAFGISRTSTRRRLLARVDTIDQYLSALDLPTGGAVRASFGLASTATDAERLVAFVASTYLNRTVDAGSPLPPRLRC from the coding sequence GTGACGCGGCCTGAACCGATGCCGCACACCTCCCCCGCCACGCTGCCGGGCTACACCAGCACCCGGCGGATCGACGACCTGCGCGCGACCGAGTACCAGCACCTGGACACCGACGGACAGGTGTACCTCGACTACGCCGGAGCCGGGGTCGCGGCCCAGGCCCAGGTGCGCCACCACCACGACCGGCTGCTCGCCGGCCTGTTCGGCAACCCGCACTCGGAGAACCCGACGAGCGCGGCGGCGGACGCCCTGGTGGAGTCGGCGCGGCGGGCGGTGCTCGACTTCTTCCGCGCGGACCCGGCCGAGTACGCGGTCGTCTTCACCCCGAACGCCAGCGGCGCCTGCCGACTGGTCGGTGAGGCCTTCGCCTTCGGCCCTGCCGCGCCGCTGGTGCTGACCTGGGACAACCACAACTCGGTGAACGGCATCCGGGAGTACGCCCGGTCGGCCGGCGCGCCCGTCCGGTACGTGCCGGTGGTCGGCCCGGAGCTGCGGGTCGCCGAGTCCGATCTGGTGGCGACGCTCGACGCCGGCCGCGGTGGTCTGCTCCGCCGGTCCAGCCGGACCGGTCGTCGTGGCTTGTTCGCGTTCCCGGCGCAGAGCAACTTCTCCGGCGTGCAGCACCCGCTGGGCTGGGTGACGGTGGCCCAGCAGCGCGGCTACGACGTGCTGCTGGACGCCGCGGCCTTCACGCCGACGAACCGGCTGGACCTCGGTGTCGTCCGGCCGGACTTCGTCTGCCTCAGCTTCTACAAGATGTTCGGCTACCCGACCGGAATCGGTGCGCTGCTCGCCCGCCGCGAGGCGCTGGCCCGGCTGCGCCGGCCGTGGTTCGCGGGCGGCACGATCCGCGCGGTCAGTGTGCAGGGCGACTGGCACCGGCCGATGGACGACGAGTCGGCGTTCGAGGACGGCACGCTCAACTTCCTCAGCATCCCCGACGTGGAGTTCGGTCTGCGCTGGCTCGACTCGATCGGTGTGGACCTCGTGCACACCCGGGTCGACCTGCTCACCGGGTGGTTGCTGGAGCGGCTGACCACGCTGCGGCACGACACCGGCGGGCCGCTGGTCCAGGTGTACGGGCCGACGACGGCCCTGGGGCGAGGCGGCACCGTGACGTTCAACCTCCGCCAGCCCGACGGCACGCTCGTCGACGAACGGCTCGTCGCCCGGGAATCGGCGGCGGCGGGCTTCTCCCTGCGTACCGGCTGCTTCTGCAATCCGGGCGCGGGTGAGGGCGCGTTCGGGATCAGCCGGACGTCGACGCGGCGGCGACTGCTGGCCCGGGTCGACACCATCGACCAGTATCTGTCGGCCCTGGACCTGCCGACGGGCGGGGCGGTCCGCGCCTCCTTCGGGCTTGCCTCCACGGCGACTGACGCGGAACGCCTCGTCGCCTTCGTCGCGTCGACCTACCTGAACCGCACGGTGGACGCCGGGTCGCCGCTGCCGCCCCGGCTGCGCTGCTGA
- a CDS encoding family 16 glycosylhydrolase, giving the protein MAAALVATASALVLPPQPDRAEAAIGGITWQDEFNSPAGTPVDQSKWRFDIGGGGWGNNERQYYTNSTSNAVHDGQGNLVITARRDNPANYQCHYGRCEYTSARLLTAATFTQTYGRFEARIKLPRGQGIWPAFWMLGTGGGWPDAGEIDIMENIGREPNTVYGTVHGPGYSGGGGITGSRTLGSPLADGFHTYRVDWEPNVITWYVDGVQYHRVDPARLGGNRWVFDHPFFMILNVAVGGNWPGYPDGSTQFPQQMLVDYVRVNGYTPGGGDPAPGTSRIRGAQSGRCIDIPGANPVEGAKLQIWDCNTTAAQSWTFAADGTIRAMGKCMDPAWAGTANGTEVNLVSCNGNSAQRFTLNAAGDLVNLNANRCVDVREANPNNGGKLHLWDCLGAANQKWSRF; this is encoded by the coding sequence ATGGCGGCCGCCCTCGTCGCGACCGCCTCAGCCCTCGTCCTCCCTCCGCAACCGGACCGAGCCGAGGCCGCCATCGGCGGGATCACCTGGCAGGACGAGTTCAACTCTCCCGCCGGCACGCCCGTCGACCAGAGCAAGTGGCGGTTCGACATCGGCGGCGGCGGTTGGGGCAACAACGAACGGCAGTACTACACCAACAGCACCAGCAACGCCGTCCACGACGGGCAGGGCAACCTGGTGATCACCGCCCGCCGAGACAACCCCGCCAACTACCAGTGCCACTACGGGCGCTGCGAGTACACCTCGGCCCGGCTGCTGACCGCCGCCACCTTCACCCAGACGTACGGGCGTTTCGAGGCCCGCATCAAGCTCCCGCGCGGCCAGGGCATCTGGCCGGCGTTCTGGATGCTCGGCACCGGCGGCGGCTGGCCCGACGCCGGCGAGATCGACATCATGGAGAACATCGGGCGGGAACCCAACACCGTCTACGGCACCGTGCACGGCCCCGGCTACTCGGGCGGTGGAGGCATCACCGGCAGCCGGACCCTCGGCAGCCCGCTCGCCGACGGCTTCCACACCTACCGGGTGGACTGGGAGCCGAACGTGATCACCTGGTACGTCGACGGGGTGCAGTACCACCGGGTCGACCCGGCCCGACTCGGCGGCAACCGGTGGGTGTTCGACCACCCCTTCTTCATGATCCTCAACGTGGCGGTGGGCGGCAACTGGCCCGGCTACCCGGACGGCTCCACCCAGTTCCCGCAGCAGATGCTCGTCGACTACGTGCGGGTGAACGGTTACACCCCGGGCGGGGGCGACCCGGCTCCCGGCACCAGCCGGATCAGGGGCGCCCAGAGCGGCCGGTGCATCGACATCCCCGGCGCGAACCCGGTCGAGGGCGCCAAGCTCCAGATCTGGGACTGCAACACCACGGCGGCCCAGAGCTGGACCTTCGCCGCCGACGGGACCATCCGCGCGATGGGCAAGTGCATGGACCCGGCCTGGGCCGGCACCGCCAACGGCACCGAGGTGAACCTGGTGAGCTGCAACGGCAACAGCGCTCAGCGGTTCACCCTCAACGCCGCCGGCGACCTGGTCAATCTCAACGCCAACAGGTGCGTGGACGTCCGTGAGGCCAACCCCAACAACGGCGGCAAGCTGCACCTGTGGGACTGCCTCGGCGCCGCCAACCAGAAGTGGTCCCGCTTCTGA
- a CDS encoding DUF4331 family protein, whose product MSHHLDTPLAAQSGQLYIDDLYVFDGDRATVFVMDVNSSVTRADIKRGFHAEARYEIKIHINGSELEDLTYRFAFGEPNGEGIQTFQLYELTGADARDDAAMGTPVAEGRTGEVTSGGTVRVWAGRITDPFFVDLDELATINGAVKDGSAVDHSAWRADQARNSFAGTTVESIVLEVSHDEPLLRDGTEIGVWCRTMLATDAGGWRQINRAGHPMMWPIFWPHDTDFSNPANLRHPSRDLTEDGAEIANAVARVVAANGTAPDPQAYGWNVARQLYPDMLSYKVGTAANYGFAVRNGRTMADNAPEVMFSLILNTGTTSGLTPDVTKAARAATFPYVVPA is encoded by the coding sequence ATGTCGCATCATCTCGATACCCCCCTCGCCGCCCAGAGCGGGCAGCTCTACATCGACGACCTGTACGTCTTCGACGGCGACCGCGCGACGGTGTTCGTCATGGACGTCAACAGCTCGGTGACCAGGGCTGACATCAAGCGCGGGTTCCACGCCGAGGCCCGCTACGAGATCAAGATCCATATCAACGGCTCCGAACTGGAGGACCTGACCTACCGGTTCGCCTTCGGCGAGCCGAACGGCGAAGGCATCCAGACCTTCCAGCTGTACGAGTTGACCGGCGCCGACGCCCGCGACGACGCCGCCATGGGCACCCCCGTCGCCGAGGGACGCACCGGCGAGGTGACGAGCGGCGGCACCGTCCGGGTCTGGGCCGGGCGGATCACCGACCCGTTCTTCGTCGACCTCGACGAACTCGCCACCATCAACGGCGCGGTCAAGGACGGGTCGGCGGTGGACCACTCCGCCTGGCGCGCCGACCAGGCCAGGAACAGCTTCGCCGGCACGACAGTCGAGTCGATCGTTCTCGAGGTCTCCCACGACGAGCCACTGCTGCGCGATGGCACCGAGATCGGCGTGTGGTGCCGCACCATGCTGGCCACCGACGCCGGTGGCTGGCGGCAGATCAACCGCGCCGGCCACCCGATGATGTGGCCGATCTTCTGGCCCCACGACACCGACTTCTCCAACCCCGCCAACCTCCGGCACCCGAGCAGGGACCTCACCGAGGACGGCGCGGAGATCGCGAACGCGGTCGCGCGGGTGGTCGCGGCGAACGGCACCGCGCCGGACCCACAGGCGTACGGCTGGAACGTCGCGCGGCAGCTCTACCCGGACATGCTGTCCTACAAGGTCGGCACGGCCGCCAACTACGGCTTCGCGGTGCGCAACGGCCGGACCATGGCGGACAACGCGCCCGAGGTGATGTTCTCCCTGATCCTCAACACGGGCACCACGTCCGGGCTCACCCCGGACGTCACGAAGGCCGCCCGCGCCGCCACGTTCCCGTACGTGGTCCCGGCCTAG
- a CDS encoding TetR/AcrR family transcriptional regulator: protein MGRTSDARNKILDAAATLIEQRGYSALGVAEICATAGVPKGSFYYFFESKQALARTVIDEHWVAQRRQWEQLLGTEHDPLRRLRDLFVATEEIQRVGQQKSGVVTGCLFGNLALELSNQAEEIRGRLQEIFEEQIALIEKVVVEAKDRGLAGPSVDVREAARSIVAQIEGRVLLAKLLNDPTQLETLWRNCLDLLQVPAEARTPID from the coding sequence ATGGGACGGACCAGTGACGCGCGGAACAAGATCCTCGACGCTGCCGCCACGTTGATCGAGCAGCGGGGCTACTCGGCCCTGGGGGTGGCCGAGATCTGCGCCACGGCCGGCGTGCCAAAGGGCAGCTTCTACTACTTCTTCGAATCCAAGCAGGCCCTCGCCCGCACCGTCATCGACGAGCACTGGGTCGCCCAGCGCCGCCAGTGGGAGCAACTGCTCGGCACCGAGCACGACCCGCTGCGGCGGCTACGGGACCTGTTCGTGGCGACCGAGGAGATCCAGCGCGTCGGCCAGCAGAAGTCCGGGGTGGTCACCGGCTGCCTGTTCGGCAACCTCGCCCTCGAACTCAGCAACCAGGCCGAGGAGATCCGTGGTCGGCTCCAGGAGATCTTCGAAGAGCAGATCGCCCTCATCGAGAAGGTCGTCGTCGAGGCGAAGGACCGCGGGCTGGCCGGCCCGTCGGTCGACGTCCGGGAGGCCGCCCGGTCCATCGTGGCCCAGATCGAGGGACGGGTCCTGCTCGCGAAGCTGCTCAACGATCCGACCCAGCTGGAGACGCTGTGGCGTAACTGCCTGGACCTTCTCCAGGTGCCGGCGGAGGCACGGACCCCGATCGACTGA
- a CDS encoding alpha/beta fold hydrolase, with protein sequence MNSEDLTIESPDGTRLVVRRLGAGDPVVLVHGSGGGLHSWAAVAGGLAREHTVWMPARRGYGPSDVPPGPKSFPDETADLLAVIEAARRPSGKPVHLVGASYGATVALHTASADPQGLRSLAVFEPPLYAAGAGIAPLLARYRSAFARDDAPAMAAALNDVTRVPAEIVAALAASAGDRTPDPVEARRSAIGWLHDLEALAADSTDIARWSSISVPTLLLAGADTWEPMPTTVSALAAAMPTARRVVWPGQSHFVTMTAPILVADALRRFFAEVAG encoded by the coding sequence GTGAACAGCGAAGACCTGACCATCGAATCCCCCGACGGGACCCGTCTGGTGGTGCGGCGTCTCGGGGCCGGGGACCCCGTCGTACTCGTGCACGGTTCGGGTGGCGGGCTGCACTCGTGGGCCGCCGTCGCGGGCGGCCTCGCCCGGGAGCACACGGTGTGGATGCCGGCCCGGCGCGGGTACGGTCCCAGCGACGTTCCGCCGGGCCCCAAGTCCTTCCCGGACGAGACCGCCGACCTGCTGGCCGTCATCGAGGCGGCACGCCGTCCCTCGGGCAAGCCGGTCCATCTCGTCGGAGCGTCCTACGGAGCGACAGTGGCGCTGCACACCGCCTCGGCCGACCCTCAGGGCCTACGTTCGCTGGCCGTCTTCGAGCCTCCGCTCTACGCCGCCGGAGCAGGGATCGCACCGCTGCTCGCCAGGTACCGTTCCGCCTTCGCACGCGACGACGCCCCGGCGATGGCAGCGGCGTTGAACGACGTGACGCGGGTTCCGGCCGAGATCGTCGCCGCGCTCGCCGCCTCGGCCGGCGACCGGACGCCCGACCCGGTCGAGGCCCGACGCTCGGCGATCGGCTGGCTGCACGATCTCGAGGCCCTCGCCGCGGACAGCACGGACATCGCGCGGTGGTCCTCGATCAGCGTGCCGACGCTCCTGCTGGCGGGCGCCGACACGTGGGAGCCGATGCCCACGACAGTCAGCGCTCTGGCCGCGGCGATGCCGACGGCACGTCGTGTCGTCTGGCCGGGCCAGTCGCACTTCGTGACGATGACGGCACCCATCCTGGTCGCCGACGCTCTGCGGCGGTTCTTCGCCGAGGTCGCGGGGTAG
- a CDS encoding TetR/AcrR family transcriptional regulator produces MPRQGLTSERVIAAAVDLADTVGLARLTVAAVARHFGVSDAALYAHVRSRDALIEQVAVRAAAGFADRLAIAVAGRAGRHALDAFADAWRAFALAHPGQYAATQLPLPPEVGTRSAGHLRLIDLSYAMLRGYGLDEPALTDAIRFVRSTLHGFTSLETVDGFGHPRAVDASWHSILDAVHTTLSNWPTGPREQK; encoded by the coding sequence ATGCCGCGACAGGGCCTCACCAGCGAGCGCGTCATCGCCGCCGCGGTCGACCTGGCGGACACGGTCGGCCTGGCACGACTGACCGTCGCGGCCGTCGCTCGGCACTTCGGGGTGTCCGACGCCGCGTTGTACGCGCACGTCCGCAGTCGTGACGCGTTGATCGAGCAGGTCGCGGTGCGGGCCGCGGCCGGGTTCGCCGACCGGCTCGCGATCGCCGTGGCCGGTCGTGCGGGCCGCCACGCGCTCGACGCGTTCGCCGACGCCTGGCGCGCGTTCGCCCTCGCCCACCCGGGGCAGTACGCGGCGACCCAACTCCCGCTGCCGCCCGAGGTCGGCACACGTTCCGCCGGGCACCTGCGCTTAATCGACCTGAGTTACGCGATGCTGCGCGGCTACGGGTTGGACGAGCCCGCGCTGACCGACGCGATCCGGTTCGTCCGCAGCACCCTGCACGGGTTCACGAGCCTCGAGACCGTCGACGGGTTCGGGCATCCGCGCGCCGTCGACGCGTCCTGGCACTCGATCCTCGACGCGGTGCACACCACACTGAGCAACTGGCCGACCGGCCCTCGGGAGCAGAAGTGA
- a CDS encoding SDR family oxidoreductase — protein MSTSQAQKVVVITGASQGIGAGLVDAYRKLGYGVVATSRSIGASDDPQVVTVRGDIADADTAQRVVDAALDRFGRVDTLVNNAGVFVAKPFTDYTDEDFDKVTGINLAGFFHLTRRVMPHLLASGAGHIVSITTSFVDQPNSNVPSVLASLTKGGLSSATKSLAIEYAGRGVRVNAVAPGVIKTPMHPVETHETLAGLHPVGRMGETSDVVEAVVYLESAPFVTGEILHVDGGQNAGH, from the coding sequence ATGAGCACCAGTCAGGCACAGAAGGTCGTCGTGATCACCGGTGCGTCCCAGGGCATCGGCGCGGGCCTGGTGGACGCCTACCGCAAGCTCGGCTACGGCGTGGTCGCCACGTCGCGCTCGATCGGCGCGTCCGACGACCCGCAGGTCGTCACCGTTCGGGGCGACATCGCGGACGCCGACACGGCGCAGCGGGTGGTGGACGCCGCCCTCGACCGCTTCGGGCGTGTCGACACCCTGGTGAACAACGCCGGCGTCTTCGTCGCCAAGCCGTTCACCGACTACACCGACGAGGATTTCGACAAGGTGACCGGGATCAACCTCGCCGGGTTCTTCCACCTCACCCGGCGCGTCATGCCGCACCTGCTGGCCAGTGGCGCCGGCCACATCGTCAGCATCACGACCAGCTTCGTCGACCAGCCCAACTCGAACGTCCCCTCGGTGCTCGCGTCGTTGACCAAGGGCGGCCTCAGCTCGGCCACCAAGTCCCTGGCCATCGAGTACGCGGGTCGCGGGGTGCGGGTCAACGCCGTCGCGCCCGGCGTCATCAAGACCCCGATGCACCCGGTCGAGACGCACGAGACGCTCGCCGGCCTGCACCCGGTGGGCCGGATGGGCGAAACCAGTGACGTGGTCGAGGCCGTCGTCTACCTCGAGTCCGCCCCGTTCGTCACCGGCGAGATCCTGCACGTCGACGGTGGCCAGAACGCCGGTCACTGA
- a CDS encoding ATP-binding cassette domain-containing protein has protein sequence MTTEQTTTPPCTGVGIATSGLGQRVRGGRQVLDDISLGIAPGELVAIIGASGAGKTTLLETLAGVRGPTAGSVTHHGPGTTGAVGLVPQDDIIHRELPLARTLRYAARLRPAGPVGAGDRVAEVLAELRLTERAATPVGLLSGGERKRASIAVELLARPGVFFLDEPTTGLDPTIAVELLRVLRALADTGTTVVLTTHQVTDVDHCDRVIVLTRQGRLAFAGTPDAAREFFDLPSLVEVHLRLDQVAHPAEWPERFAAQRDDRPPTATTPHDTGRPLAVTGDGHGPPPRRVGRLRQWAVLTARNAEIVARNRLTLAILLGSPLLVLGMFALLFRPGAFEPSRPSPTVTVMILFWIAFGGFFFGLTYGLLQICTELPILRRERLAGVRLAPYLLAKVAVLLPLLALVDLALLGVLRGIDRLPPVGARDFAALYATLLLSSAAALALGLLCSAAVSDAAQATLMLPMLCFPQVLFVGAILPVPAMAVGGQWLSYAMSNRWAFEGLGHTAGVERLWRDGGSPLGPPLLATYGDSFARPVWVNWLILAGFTVLFLVAACAVLARRGSRDAA, from the coding sequence ATGACGACCGAGCAGACCACGACTCCCCCGTGCACCGGCGTCGGCATCGCCACCAGTGGTCTCGGGCAGCGCGTCCGGGGCGGTCGCCAGGTCCTGGACGACATCTCCCTGGGCATCGCGCCGGGCGAGCTTGTCGCGATCATCGGCGCCAGCGGCGCCGGCAAGACCACCCTGCTGGAAACCCTCGCCGGAGTACGCGGGCCGACGGCGGGCAGCGTGACGCACCACGGCCCCGGCACCACGGGCGCGGTGGGCCTCGTTCCGCAGGACGACATCATCCACCGGGAACTACCACTGGCCCGCACCCTGCGCTACGCCGCCCGGCTGCGCCCCGCCGGGCCGGTCGGTGCTGGTGACCGCGTCGCCGAGGTGCTGGCCGAGCTGCGGCTCACCGAACGGGCCGCCACGCCGGTGGGCCTGCTCAGCGGCGGTGAGCGCAAACGCGCCAGCATCGCCGTCGAACTGCTCGCCCGACCCGGGGTGTTCTTCCTGGACGAGCCCACGACGGGGCTGGATCCGACGATCGCCGTGGAGCTGCTCCGGGTGCTCCGCGCGCTCGCGGACACCGGGACGACGGTGGTGCTCACCACCCACCAGGTCACCGACGTGGACCACTGCGACCGGGTCATCGTGTTGACCCGCCAGGGCCGCCTGGCGTTCGCCGGCACACCGGACGCCGCCCGGGAGTTCTTCGACCTACCGTCGCTCGTCGAGGTGCACCTGCGGCTCGACCAGGTGGCACACCCCGCCGAGTGGCCCGAACGCTTCGCCGCGCAGCGCGACGACCGGCCGCCCACCGCGACGACGCCGCATGACACGGGCCGACCGCTCGCTGTCACCGGCGACGGGCACGGACCGCCGCCCCGGCGGGTCGGCCGGCTACGGCAGTGGGCGGTGCTCACCGCGCGCAACGCGGAGATCGTCGCCCGCAACCGGCTGACCCTGGCGATCCTGCTCGGCTCACCGCTGCTGGTGCTCGGCATGTTCGCGCTGCTGTTCCGTCCCGGAGCGTTCGAGCCGAGCCGGCCGAGCCCTACCGTCACCGTGATGATCCTGTTCTGGATCGCCTTCGGTGGCTTCTTCTTCGGGCTCACCTACGGGCTGCTCCAGATCTGCACCGAGCTGCCCATCCTGCGCCGCGAGCGACTGGCGGGCGTACGCCTGGCGCCGTACCTGTTGGCGAAGGTCGCGGTGCTCTTACCGCTGCTGGCCCTGGTGGACCTGGCGCTACTCGGCGTGCTGCGCGGCATCGACCGGCTGCCGCCGGTCGGCGCGCGGGACTTCGCCGCCCTGTACGCGACACTGCTGCTCTCGTCGGCCGCGGCGCTCGCCCTCGGTCTGCTGTGCTCGGCGGCGGTGTCCGACGCGGCCCAGGCGACTCTCATGCTGCCGATGTTGTGCTTCCCGCAGGTGCTGTTCGTCGGCGCGATCCTGCCGGTCCCGGCGATGGCGGTCGGCGGTCAGTGGCTCAGCTACGCGATGTCCAACCGGTGGGCGTTCGAGGGGTTGGGGCACACCGCCGGCGTCGAGCGGCTGTGGCGCGACGGCGGCTCCCCGCTCGGCCCGCCGCTGCTGGCCACGTACGGCGACAGCTTCGCCCGTCCGGTGTGGGTGAACTGGCTGATACTCGCCGGTTTCACGGTCCTCTTCCTGGTCGCCGCGTGTGCGGTGCTGGCGCGACGAGGTTCCCGTGACGCGGCCTGA